One Lacunisphaera limnophila DNA window includes the following coding sequences:
- a CDS encoding DUF983 domain-containing protein has protein sequence MRVTRLTILTRGLTHRCPNCGGKTLFVPGKLYQMHPACPACGFRYEGAGGQEGFYLRATSLNFGVTLVGYLLPVLLLAYTRTITLPTAKYLAFGGVLVPLFLYRPSRSWALLNYYLFAPEELPANGHK, from the coding sequence GTGCGCGTCACCCGCCTCACCATCCTCACCCGGGGCCTGACCCACCGCTGCCCCAACTGTGGGGGCAAGACGCTCTTCGTGCCCGGCAAGCTCTACCAGATGCACCCCGCGTGCCCGGCCTGCGGCTTCCGCTACGAGGGCGCCGGCGGCCAGGAAGGTTTCTACCTCCGTGCCACGTCCCTGAACTTCGGCGTCACACTCGTGGGCTACCTCCTCCCGGTGCTCCTCCTCGCCTACACCCGCACGATCACCCTCCCCACGGCCAAATACCTGGCCTTCGGCGGCGTGCTGGTTCCGCTATTCCTTTACCGCCCGTCCCGCAGCTGGGCTCTCTTGAACTACTACCTCTTCGCCCCGGAAGAACTCCCGGCGAACGGTCACAAGTAA
- a CDS encoding glutamate synthase subunit beta, producing MGKPTGFIEYLRELPVDRTPVERVKDWKEFHHHMEEKKLRTQGARCMDCGVPFCHTGKLISGMASGCPINNLIPEWNDLVYRGLWHEALDRLHKTNNFPEFTGRVCPAPCEGSCVLGINEPAVTIKNIEAAITDRGWDEGWVIPQAPAVRTGKKVAVIGSGPAGLSAAAQLNRAGHTVTVFERADRPGGLLMYGIPNMKLDKQEVVLRRIKFMEQEGIKFICNASVGTGDTDNVDPATFAKEFDATVICTGATKPRDLPIEGRSLKGVHFAMEFLTANTKAVLAGDAAKCPIHAKGKDVVVIGGGDTGTDCVGTSMRHGAKSILQIEILPKPPTERTADNPWPEWPKTYKMDYGQEEAAAKFGADPRIYVTTVKKFIGDEQGNVKELVTVEIKWGKNDKGQFVPTEVPGTEKTRPASLVLLAMGFLGPEQPLIKDLGVEVDPRSNIKAEHEKYTTSLKGVFAAGDCRRGQSLVVWAINEGRGAARECDRYLMGSTDLP from the coding sequence ATGGGCAAACCTACCGGCTTCATCGAATATCTCCGCGAACTTCCCGTCGACCGCACGCCGGTCGAGCGCGTCAAGGATTGGAAGGAGTTCCACCACCACATGGAGGAGAAGAAGCTCCGCACGCAGGGCGCGCGCTGCATGGACTGCGGCGTCCCGTTCTGCCACACCGGCAAGCTCATCAGCGGCATGGCCTCGGGCTGCCCGATCAACAACCTGATCCCGGAGTGGAACGACCTCGTCTACCGCGGCCTCTGGCACGAGGCCCTCGACCGCCTGCACAAGACGAACAACTTCCCCGAGTTCACCGGCCGCGTGTGCCCGGCCCCGTGTGAGGGTTCCTGCGTGCTCGGTATCAACGAGCCGGCGGTCACCATCAAGAACATCGAGGCCGCCATCACCGACCGCGGTTGGGACGAGGGCTGGGTCATCCCGCAGGCCCCCGCCGTCCGCACCGGCAAGAAGGTCGCCGTCATCGGCTCCGGCCCCGCCGGCCTCTCCGCCGCCGCGCAGCTCAACCGCGCCGGCCACACCGTCACCGTCTTCGAGCGCGCCGACCGTCCGGGTGGCCTCCTCATGTACGGCATCCCCAACATGAAGCTCGATAAGCAGGAGGTCGTCCTCCGCCGCATCAAGTTCATGGAGCAGGAGGGTATCAAGTTCATCTGCAACGCCAGCGTGGGCACCGGTGACACCGACAACGTCGATCCCGCCACCTTCGCCAAGGAGTTCGACGCCACCGTCATCTGCACCGGCGCCACCAAGCCGCGCGACCTGCCCATCGAGGGCCGGTCGCTCAAGGGCGTGCACTTCGCGATGGAGTTCCTCACCGCCAACACCAAGGCCGTCCTCGCGGGCGACGCCGCCAAGTGCCCCATCCACGCCAAGGGCAAGGACGTCGTCGTCATCGGCGGCGGTGACACCGGCACGGACTGCGTCGGCACCTCCATGCGCCACGGCGCCAAGAGCATCCTCCAGATCGAGATCCTGCCGAAGCCCCCCACGGAGCGCACGGCCGACAATCCCTGGCCGGAGTGGCCCAAGACCTACAAGATGGATTACGGCCAGGAAGAGGCCGCCGCCAAGTTCGGCGCCGATCCCCGCATCTACGTGACCACGGTGAAGAAGTTCATCGGCGACGAGCAGGGCAACGTGAAGGAGCTCGTGACCGTCGAGATCAAGTGGGGCAAGAACGACAAGGGCCAGTTTGTGCCGACGGAAGTCCCCGGCACGGAGAAGACCCGCCCCGCGTCCCTCGTCCTCCTCGCCATGGGTTTCCTCGGGCCGGAACAGCCCCTCATCAAGGACCTGGGCGTCGAGGTGGACCCCCGCTCCAACATCAAGGCCGAGCACGAGAAGTACACGACGAGCCTGAAGGGCGTCTTCGCCGCCGGCGACTGCCGCCGCGGCCAGTCCCTCGTCGTCTGGGCGATCAATGAGGGTCGCGGCGCCGCCCGCGAGTGCGACCGCTACCTGATGGGCTCGACCGACTTGCCCTGA
- the gltB gene encoding glutamate synthase large subunit, protein MSNLTNDSAARPGKQGLYDPWFEHDACGVGFVVDMKGRKSHQTLQQGLQVLKNLDHRGASGAEINTGDGAGILLQIPHKFFTEVTKKLSRLNLPAEGQYGAGLVYLPRNPTARRKLEEVFAGIIQSEGQVLLGWRTVPTDNSMLGDTAKSAEPFMRQVFIGRGADTPDDAAFERKLYVIRKRAYAVIRTSTYSGAEMWYIPSLSFKTFVYKGMLTTEQLERYFPDLQHPAMETAIALVHSRFSTNTFPSWDRAHPYRYIAHNGEINTLRGNINWMHARQALFASELFGEDISKILPIINPNGSDSSMFDNTLELLVLAGRPLSHAMMMMIPEPWSNHETMDDARKAFYQYHSCLMEPWDGPAAICFTDGRQMGAVLDRNGLRPCRYYITNDDLCVMASEAGVLDLPPESIREKGRLQPGHMFLVDTVEGRIIPDAEIKRQLAGERPYREWLNEHLVKLEALPAAPSVPQPDHATLLHRQLAFGYTFEDQRIILAPMARDGVEAIGSMGNDTPLAVLSNKPRLLYDYFKQLFAQVTNPPIDSIREEIITSAETRLGSEGNLLNPDPLACRRVELKWPVLTNEEFAKIRRLDQPGFKVGVLPILFRASRGDKGLAKAMEEICHIARRMIEDEEVTILILSDRGVTKDFAPIPALLAAAGLHHFLIREGLRTRISMVLETGEAREVHHFALLIGYGCSAINPYVAFETIDGMIQDGMLPGLDHKKACQNMVKAASKGIIKVASKMGISAIQSYRGAQVFEAVGLRQDVIDHYFTWTPSRVGGIGLDVIAQEVLTRHRAAYPDREVNGTVLPVGGQYQYRNDGEFHLFNPESIHRLQKAVRTGSYAAFKDYSKIVNETSKNVATLRGMLDFKFADAIPLEEVESVEKIMKRFKTGAMSYGSISKEAHETLAIAMNRIGGMSNTGEGGEDADRFVPMANGDSKNSAIKQVAAGRFGVTSEYLASAKELQIKMAQGAKPGEGGQLPGTKVYPWVAKTRGTTPGVGLISPPPHHDIYSIEDLAELIHDLKNSNRHARVSVKLVAEVGVGTIAAGVAKAHADVVLISGFDGGTGSSPLTSVQHAGLPWELGLAETHQTLVLNNLRSRIAVETDGQLKTGRDVIVAALLGAEEFGFATAPLVATGCIMMRVCHLNTCPAGVATQDPRLREKFAGKPEHVVNFMRFIAEEVRELMAQLGYRTIEEMIGHTERLEPRQAVAHWKARGLDFSNILYQPEVGPEVGRFCTIKQDHGLDKSLDLTTLLTLAQPAITKGEKVVAELPIKNVNRVVGTITSYEVTKKYGAKGLPADTISFRFKGSAGQSFGAFVTHGFTLSIEGDANDYVGKGLSGGKIIIHPPANASFKASENIIVGNVALYGATAGEVYLNGRAGERFAVRNSGVSAVVEGVGDHACEYMTGGRVVVLGSTGRNFAAGMSGGVAYVLDEAGVFAPDVNLAMVGLEKLETSIEIAEVRALIQKHFDYTKSPRAQEVLANWAALVPKFVKVMPKDYKRMLACIERVQAQGLTGDEALLAAFEENAKDTSRVGGN, encoded by the coding sequence ATGTCCAACCTGACGAACGACTCCGCCGCCCGGCCCGGCAAGCAAGGCCTCTACGATCCGTGGTTTGAACACGACGCCTGCGGCGTCGGCTTCGTCGTCGACATGAAAGGACGCAAGTCCCACCAGACCCTGCAACAGGGCCTCCAGGTGCTCAAGAATCTCGACCACCGCGGCGCCAGCGGGGCCGAGATCAACACCGGCGACGGCGCCGGCATCCTGCTCCAGATCCCCCACAAGTTTTTCACCGAGGTCACCAAGAAGCTCTCGCGCCTCAACCTGCCCGCCGAGGGCCAGTACGGCGCCGGCCTCGTCTACCTCCCGCGCAATCCCACCGCCCGCCGCAAGCTGGAGGAGGTCTTCGCCGGCATCATCCAGTCCGAGGGCCAGGTTCTCCTCGGCTGGCGCACCGTCCCCACCGACAACTCGATGCTGGGCGACACCGCGAAGTCCGCCGAGCCGTTCATGCGCCAGGTCTTCATCGGCCGCGGCGCCGACACGCCCGATGACGCCGCCTTCGAGCGCAAGCTCTACGTCATCCGCAAGCGCGCCTACGCCGTCATCCGCACGTCCACCTACTCCGGCGCCGAGATGTGGTACATCCCGAGCCTCTCCTTCAAGACTTTCGTCTACAAGGGCATGCTCACCACCGAGCAGCTCGAGCGCTATTTCCCCGACCTGCAGCACCCCGCGATGGAGACCGCCATCGCCCTCGTGCACTCGCGTTTCTCGACCAACACCTTCCCGAGCTGGGATCGCGCGCACCCGTACCGCTACATCGCGCACAACGGCGAGATCAACACCCTCCGCGGCAACATCAATTGGATGCACGCCCGCCAGGCCCTGTTCGCCAGCGAACTCTTCGGCGAAGACATCTCCAAGATCCTCCCCATCATCAATCCCAACGGGTCCGACTCGTCGATGTTCGACAACACCCTCGAGCTCCTCGTGCTCGCCGGTCGTCCGCTGTCGCACGCGATGATGATGATGATCCCCGAGCCGTGGTCCAACCACGAGACGATGGACGACGCCCGCAAGGCGTTCTACCAGTACCACTCCTGTCTCATGGAGCCGTGGGACGGCCCCGCCGCCATCTGCTTCACCGACGGCCGCCAGATGGGCGCCGTGCTCGACCGCAACGGCCTGCGCCCCTGCCGCTACTACATCACCAACGACGACCTCTGCGTCATGGCCTCCGAGGCCGGCGTGCTCGACCTGCCGCCCGAGTCCATCCGCGAGAAGGGCCGCCTCCAGCCCGGCCACATGTTCCTCGTCGACACCGTCGAGGGCCGCATCATTCCCGACGCCGAGATCAAGCGCCAGCTCGCCGGCGAGCGCCCCTACCGCGAGTGGCTCAACGAGCACCTCGTCAAGCTCGAGGCCCTGCCCGCCGCGCCCTCCGTGCCGCAGCCGGACCACGCCACCCTCCTGCACCGCCAGCTCGCCTTCGGCTACACCTTCGAGGACCAGCGCATCATCCTCGCCCCGATGGCCCGCGACGGCGTCGAGGCCATCGGCTCGATGGGCAACGACACGCCCCTCGCCGTTCTCTCCAACAAGCCGCGCCTGCTCTACGACTATTTCAAGCAGCTCTTCGCGCAGGTCACCAACCCCCCGATCGACTCCATCCGCGAGGAGATCATCACCTCGGCCGAGACCCGTCTCGGCTCCGAGGGCAACCTCCTCAACCCCGACCCGCTGGCCTGCCGCCGCGTCGAGCTGAAGTGGCCCGTCCTCACCAACGAGGAATTCGCCAAGATCCGCCGCCTCGACCAGCCCGGCTTCAAGGTCGGCGTGCTGCCCATCCTGTTCCGCGCCAGCCGCGGCGACAAGGGCCTCGCCAAGGCGATGGAGGAGATCTGCCACATCGCCCGCCGCATGATCGAGGACGAGGAGGTCACCATCCTCATCCTCTCCGACCGCGGCGTCACCAAGGACTTCGCGCCCATCCCGGCCCTGCTCGCCGCCGCCGGCCTGCACCACTTCCTCATCCGCGAGGGCCTCCGCACCCGCATCTCCATGGTCCTCGAGACCGGCGAGGCGCGCGAGGTGCACCACTTCGCCCTGCTCATCGGCTACGGCTGCAGCGCCATCAATCCCTACGTCGCCTTCGAGACCATCGATGGCATGATCCAGGACGGCATGCTCCCCGGGCTCGACCACAAGAAGGCCTGCCAAAACATGGTGAAGGCCGCCTCCAAGGGCATCATCAAGGTCGCCTCGAAGATGGGCATCTCCGCCATCCAGAGCTACCGCGGCGCCCAGGTCTTCGAGGCCGTCGGCCTCCGCCAGGACGTCATCGACCACTACTTCACCTGGACCCCCTCCCGCGTCGGCGGCATCGGCCTCGATGTCATCGCCCAGGAGGTCCTCACCCGCCACCGCGCCGCCTACCCGGACCGCGAGGTCAACGGCACCGTGCTGCCCGTCGGCGGCCAGTACCAGTACCGCAACGACGGCGAGTTCCACCTCTTCAACCCGGAATCCATCCACCGCCTGCAGAAGGCCGTGCGCACCGGCAGCTACGCCGCGTTCAAGGACTACTCGAAGATCGTCAACGAGACCTCCAAGAACGTCGCCACGCTCCGCGGCATGCTCGACTTCAAGTTCGCCGACGCGATCCCCCTTGAGGAGGTCGAGTCCGTCGAGAAGATCATGAAGCGCTTCAAGACCGGCGCCATGTCCTACGGCTCCATCTCCAAGGAGGCCCACGAGACCCTCGCCATCGCCATGAACCGCATCGGCGGCATGAGCAACACGGGCGAGGGTGGTGAGGACGCCGACCGCTTCGTCCCCATGGCGAACGGCGATTCCAAGAACTCCGCGATCAAGCAGGTCGCCGCCGGCCGCTTCGGCGTCACCAGCGAGTACCTCGCCAGCGCCAAGGAACTCCAGATCAAGATGGCCCAGGGCGCCAAGCCCGGCGAGGGCGGCCAGTTGCCCGGCACCAAGGTCTATCCCTGGGTCGCCAAGACCCGCGGCACCACCCCGGGCGTCGGCCTGATCTCCCCGCCGCCGCACCACGACATCTATTCCATCGAGGATCTCGCGGAGCTCATCCACGACCTGAAGAACAGCAACCGCCACGCCCGCGTGAGCGTGAAGCTCGTGGCCGAGGTCGGCGTCGGCACCATCGCCGCCGGCGTCGCCAAGGCGCACGCTGATGTCGTCCTGATCTCCGGCTTCGACGGTGGCACCGGCTCCTCGCCGCTCACCTCCGTCCAGCACGCCGGCCTCCCGTGGGAACTCGGCCTCGCCGAGACCCACCAGACCCTCGTCCTCAACAACCTCCGCTCCCGCATCGCGGTCGAGACCGACGGCCAGCTCAAGACCGGCCGCGACGTCATCGTCGCCGCCCTGCTCGGCGCCGAGGAATTCGGCTTCGCCACCGCGCCGCTCGTCGCCACGGGCTGCATCATGATGCGCGTCTGCCATCTCAACACCTGCCCCGCGGGTGTCGCCACGCAGGACCCGCGCCTCCGCGAGAAGTTCGCCGGCAAGCCCGAGCACGTCGTCAACTTCATGCGGTTCATCGCCGAGGAAGTCCGCGAGCTCATGGCCCAGCTGGGTTACCGCACCATCGAGGAGATGATCGGCCACACCGAGCGCCTCGAGCCCCGCCAGGCCGTCGCCCACTGGAAGGCCAGGGGCCTCGACTTCTCCAACATCCTCTACCAGCCCGAGGTCGGCCCCGAGGTCGGCCGGTTCTGCACCATTAAGCAGGACCACGGTCTCGACAAGTCCCTCGACCTCACGACCCTGCTCACCCTGGCCCAGCCGGCCATCACGAAGGGCGAGAAGGTCGTCGCCGAGCTGCCGATCAAGAACGTCAACCGCGTCGTCGGCACCATCACCAGCTACGAGGTCACCAAGAAGTACGGCGCCAAGGGCCTGCCGGCGGACACGATCTCGTTCCGCTTCAAGGGCTCGGCCGGCCAGAGCTTCGGCGCCTTCGTGACCCACGGTTTCACCCTCTCCATCGAGGGCGACGCCAACGACTACGTCGGCAAGGGCCTCTCCGGCGGCAAGATCATCATCCACCCGCCGGCCAACGCCTCCTTCAAGGCGTCCGAGAACATCATCGTCGGCAACGTCGCCCTCTACGGCGCCACCGCCGGCGAGGTTTACCTCAACGGCCGCGCCGGTGAGCGCTTCGCCGTCCGCAACTCCGGCGTCAGCGCCGTGGTTGAGGGCGTCGGCGACCACGCCTGCGAATACATGACCGGCGGTCGCGTCGTCGTCCTCGGCAGCACCGGCCGCAACTTCGCGGCCGGCATGTCCGGCGGCGTCGCCTACGTCCTCGACGAGGCCGGCGTGTTCGCCCCCGACGTCAACCTCGCCATGGTCGGCCTCGAGAAACTCGAGACCTCCATCGAGATCGCCGAGGTGCGCGCCCTCATCCAGAAGCACTTCGACTACACGAAGAGCCCGCGCGCGCAGGAGGTCCTCGCCAACTGGGCCGCCCTCGTGCCGAAGTTCGTCAAGGTCATGCCCAAGGACTACAAGCGCATGCTCGCCTGTATCGAGCGCGTCCAGGCCCAGGGCCTCACCGGCGACGAGGCCCTGCTCGCCGCCTTCGAGGAAAACGCCAAGGACACGAGCCGCGTCGGCGGAAACTGA
- a CDS encoding MBL fold metallo-hydrolase: MPLPTDKPALEDELGDVLEKAARNVPLTVENLAAATGIELSRLKDALDYRPDLTQAELARLAGVLNLNEVGLTALAQGNYPLPDAVGLAFSLVPLRMPYGVGVANAYLVSTGGDSAVLFDTGASHAELHRAWPKQIQRLEAVFITHYEAEHIGGLDVVLRETELGFFHGPPNGRWAQCRGLGEGSTVAYAGLSITAFSTPGHADAHNCYLVKSLACPQSPAVLISGDLIFAGSLGGGYFCCQRQLTHSRRIMALLPDEAILAPGHGPLTTAANERRFNPFLSV; this comes from the coding sequence ATGCCGCTGCCCACCGACAAACCCGCCCTCGAGGACGAATTGGGCGACGTGCTCGAAAAGGCCGCGCGCAACGTCCCGCTGACCGTCGAGAACCTTGCCGCCGCCACCGGGATCGAGCTCAGCCGCCTCAAGGACGCCCTCGATTACCGCCCCGACCTGACCCAGGCCGAGCTGGCCCGGCTCGCCGGCGTGCTCAACCTCAACGAGGTCGGTCTCACCGCCCTCGCGCAGGGCAATTACCCGCTGCCGGATGCCGTCGGCCTGGCCTTCAGCCTCGTGCCGCTGCGCATGCCGTACGGCGTCGGCGTGGCCAACGCCTACCTGGTCTCCACCGGCGGCGACAGCGCGGTCCTTTTCGACACCGGGGCCAGCCACGCCGAACTCCACCGCGCGTGGCCGAAGCAGATCCAGCGCCTCGAGGCTGTCTTCATCACGCACTACGAGGCCGAACACATCGGCGGCCTCGACGTCGTCCTCCGCGAGACCGAGCTCGGCTTCTTCCATGGTCCGCCCAACGGCCGCTGGGCCCAATGCCGCGGGCTGGGGGAGGGGAGCACCGTCGCCTACGCCGGCCTGAGCATCACCGCCTTCAGCACTCCGGGCCACGCCGACGCCCACAACTGCTACCTCGTGAAGTCTCTGGCCTGCCCGCAGTCACCCGCCGTCCTTATCTCGGGCGACCTCATCTTCGCCGGCTCCCTCGGCGGCGGCTATTTCTGCTGCCAGCGCCAGCTCACGCACTCGCGCCGCATCATGGCCCTCCTGCCCGACGAGGCCATCCTCGCCCCCGGCCACGGCCCGCTCACCACCGCCGCCAACGAGCGCCGCTTCAACCCGTTCCTGTCGGTCTAG
- the pyrE gene encoding orotate phosphoribosyltransferase, protein MDAVQQEVTDIFIRTKALLQGHFVLRSGLHSGHFFQCAQVCQDMPAVERLGALLKQKLGGLAYDTVLAPAMGGLVIGQEVARQSRSRFIFAEKENNVLVLRRGFTFKPGEKVLVVEDVITRGGRVQECLEIVKKHGGTAVAVAVMVDRSTGLAKFDVPTYSLLEMSYPTYPADQVPTEMAKIPATKPGS, encoded by the coding sequence ATGGACGCCGTACAACAGGAAGTCACCGACATCTTCATCCGCACCAAGGCGCTGCTGCAGGGGCACTTTGTGCTGCGCTCCGGGCTGCACAGCGGGCACTTCTTCCAGTGCGCGCAGGTGTGCCAGGATATGCCCGCCGTGGAGCGCCTGGGGGCGCTGCTGAAGCAGAAGCTGGGCGGGCTGGCCTACGACACTGTGCTGGCGCCCGCGATGGGCGGGCTGGTAATCGGCCAGGAAGTGGCGCGGCAGTCGCGCAGCCGGTTTATTTTTGCCGAGAAGGAAAACAACGTCCTGGTGCTCCGCCGCGGCTTCACCTTCAAGCCGGGCGAGAAGGTCCTCGTGGTCGAGGACGTGATCACGCGTGGCGGCCGGGTGCAGGAATGCCTGGAGATCGTGAAGAAGCACGGTGGCACGGCCGTGGCGGTGGCCGTGATGGTGGACCGCAGCACGGGCCTGGCGAAATTTGATGTGCCGACGTATTCGCTACTGGAAATGAGCTACCCCACCTACCCGGCCGATCAGGTTCCGACCGAGATGGCGAAGATCCCGGCGACGAAGCCGGGGAGCTGA
- a CDS encoding Do family serine endopeptidase: MKIPKVVFASFLVSALAGLSLGLIAADKKTTPATKPDLKVDSSPVSAGKSPVVTSYADILDSIRPAVVSVYSSKTVRQQVPEFFRRQGIQGREQKQRGMGSGVLVSADGYILTNNHVVEGADELKVLFTDEREFTAKIIGTDPKTDVAIIKIEGENLPSATLADSDNLRVGDVVFAIGNPLDVGQTVTMGIVSATSRRVGILDDVAGYEDFIQTDAAINQGNSGGALIDARGRLIGINSAILSTSQGNIGIGFAIPINLASSIMHSLIETGTVARGYMGVETDVLTAEMAESFGVSKDTKGLLITNLPPGGPASKSDLKREDIITSINGKSVSTRDDLRLRIAQIPPGTTVTVDYIRNGKPGQTEVTLAQRPDDNARFGELLPGVKADPLTDELRQQNRIDGRVDGLIITEIAEDSPYAESLRVGMVIEQINRTPVTDAAVARAVLVNGRNIALVHYRGVYRYVIFYIR, translated from the coding sequence ATGAAAATCCCGAAAGTCGTCTTTGCCTCCTTCCTGGTTTCCGCGCTCGCCGGGCTCTCCCTGGGCCTGATCGCCGCTGACAAAAAGACCACGCCGGCCACGAAGCCCGACCTGAAGGTCGATTCCTCCCCGGTCAGCGCCGGCAAGTCCCCCGTCGTCACCAGCTACGCCGACATCCTCGACTCGATCCGGCCCGCGGTCGTCTCCGTCTATTCCAGCAAGACCGTCCGCCAGCAGGTCCCCGAGTTCTTCCGCCGCCAGGGCATCCAGGGCCGCGAGCAAAAGCAACGCGGCATGGGCTCCGGCGTCCTCGTCTCCGCCGACGGCTACATCCTCACCAACAACCACGTCGTCGAGGGCGCCGACGAGCTCAAGGTCCTCTTCACCGACGAACGCGAGTTCACCGCCAAGATCATCGGCACCGACCCCAAGACCGACGTCGCCATCATCAAGATCGAGGGCGAGAACCTGCCCAGCGCTACCCTGGCCGACAGCGACAACCTCCGCGTCGGCGACGTGGTCTTCGCCATCGGCAACCCCCTCGACGTCGGCCAGACCGTGACCATGGGCATCGTCTCGGCCACCAGCCGTCGCGTCGGCATCCTCGATGATGTCGCCGGCTACGAGGACTTCATCCAGACCGACGCCGCCATCAACCAGGGCAACTCCGGCGGCGCCCTCATCGATGCCCGCGGCCGCCTCATCGGCATCAATTCCGCCATCCTCTCCACCTCGCAGGGCAACATCGGCATCGGCTTCGCCATCCCGATCAACCTCGCCAGCTCCATCATGCACAGCCTGATCGAGACCGGCACCGTCGCCCGCGGCTACATGGGCGTCGAGACCGACGTCCTCACCGCCGAGATGGCCGAATCCTTCGGCGTCTCCAAGGACACCAAGGGCCTCCTCATCACCAACCTGCCTCCCGGCGGCCCCGCCAGCAAATCCGACCTCAAGCGCGAGGACATCATCACCAGCATCAACGGCAAGTCCGTCTCCACCCGCGACGACCTGCGCCTGCGCATCGCCCAGATCCCGCCCGGCACCACCGTCACCGTGGACTACATCCGCAACGGCAAGCCCGGCCAGACCGAGGTCACGCTCGCCCAGCGCCCCGACGACAATGCCCGCTTCGGCGAACTCCTCCCCGGCGTGAAGGCCGACCCGCTGACCGACGAACTCCGCCAGCAGAACCGCATCGACGGTCGCGTTGACGGCCTGATTATCACGGAGATCGCCGAGGATTCCCCCTACGCCGAGAGCCTGCGCGTCGGCATGGTCATCGAGCAGATCAACCGCACCCCGGTCACCGATGCCGCCGTCGCCCGCGCCGTCCTGGTCAACGGCCGCAACATCGCCCTCGTCCACTACCGCGGCGTCTACCGCTACGTGATCTTCTACATCCGCTGA
- a CDS encoding ribose-phosphate diphosphokinase: MRDTKLKIFSGSSNRALAEEICQSIGVPLGDATVNCFPDGESFVKINENIRGADAYFIQSTCPPTNHHLMELLIMIDAAKRASTQRITAVIPFYGYARQDRKDQPRVPITAKLVANLLMSAGANRVLAMDLHSQQIQGFFDIPVDHLFASPVFFQYLASKRSNNLVVFSPDVGGMKMAAAYADVLGASLGLVAKKRTSATKVEAINIVGEVAGCDVLLVDDITETAGTLTAAAKILKDHGAKSIRAAVSHCVLNEMAYERLKTGLIDELITTNSVPIETRGLPITVLSIAPLLGEAILRINTNESVTSLFKIKGF; the protein is encoded by the coding sequence ATGAGGGACACGAAGCTCAAGATCTTTTCCGGCTCTTCCAATCGCGCACTTGCAGAGGAAATCTGCCAGTCCATCGGCGTGCCGCTCGGCGATGCCACCGTGAACTGTTTCCCCGACGGGGAATCGTTCGTGAAGATCAACGAGAACATCCGTGGCGCCGACGCCTACTTCATCCAGTCGACCTGCCCGCCGACGAACCATCACCTGATGGAGCTGCTGATCATGATCGATGCCGCCAAGCGCGCCTCGACCCAGCGCATCACCGCCGTCATCCCGTTCTACGGCTACGCCCGCCAGGACCGCAAGGACCAGCCCCGCGTCCCCATCACCGCCAAGCTCGTCGCCAACCTGCTCATGTCGGCCGGCGCGAATCGTGTGCTCGCGATGGACCTGCACAGCCAGCAGATCCAGGGCTTCTTTGATATCCCGGTGGATCACCTTTTCGCCTCGCCGGTCTTCTTCCAGTATCTCGCCTCCAAGCGCAGCAACAACCTCGTCGTGTTCTCGCCGGACGTCGGCGGCATGAAGATGGCCGCCGCCTACGCCGACGTCCTCGGCGCCTCCCTCGGCCTCGTGGCCAAGAAGCGCACGAGCGCCACCAAGGTCGAGGCCATCAACATCGTCGGCGAGGTCGCCGGCTGCGACGTGCTCCTCGTGGACGACATCACCGAGACCGCCGGCACCCTCACCGCCGCCGCCAAGATCCTGAAGGACCACGGCGCCAAAAGCATCCGTGCCGCCGTCAGCCACTGCGTGCTCAACGAGATGGCCTACGAGCGTCTCAAGACCGGCCTCATCGACGAGCTGATCACGACCAATTCCGTGCCGATCGAGACCCGCGGGCTGCCCATCACGGTGCTCAGCATCGCCCCCCTCCTCGGCGAGGCCATCCTCCGGATAAACACCAACGAGAGCGTCACCAGCCTTTTCAAGATCAAGGGCTTCTAA